The proteins below are encoded in one region of Methanobacterium aggregans:
- a CDS encoding histidinol phosphate phosphatase domain-containing protein has translation MNKRIDLHTHSIFSDGELLPSEIARRASVLNHRAVAITDHVDASNIDCVGRIINAVLDIRENWDIEIIPGAEITHAPAEIIEKLANQAKNLGAEIVVVHGETIVEPVIEGTNWNAVNCPEVDILAHPGLITLEEAEIAKENDIALEISARRGHCLGNGHVASVALEVGAKLVVDTDTHAPEDLISYDMAYKIASGAGLPEKEIEKVLKDNPENILKSKGII, from the coding sequence ATAAACAAGAGAATTGATCTCCATACCCACAGCATATTCAGTGATGGTGAGCTTTTACCATCAGAGATAGCAAGAAGAGCAAGTGTACTGAACCACAGGGCTGTTGCAATAACTGATCATGTTGATGCATCCAACATAGACTGTGTTGGGAGGATAATAAATGCTGTTTTGGATATAAGGGAAAACTGGGACATAGAGATTATTCCCGGAGCTGAAATAACACATGCTCCAGCTGAAATTATTGAAAAACTCGCAAATCAAGCCAAAAATCTTGGAGCCGAGATTGTGGTTGTTCATGGTGAGACCATAGTTGAACCTGTGATTGAGGGCACCAACTGGAATGCAGTTAACTGTCCCGAAGTTGATATTTTAGCACATCCAGGACTTATAACCCTTGAAGAAGCTGAAATTGCCAAAGAAAATGATATAGCTCTTGAAATTAGTGCCAGAAGAGGCCATTGCCTTGGAAATGGACATGTTGCAAGTGTTGCACTTGAAGTTGGAGCCAAACTCGTTGTGGACACTGATACACACGCCCCTGAAGACCTTATATCCTATGATATGGCATATAAAATTGCTTCAGGTGCAGGATTACCTGAAAAAGAGATTGAAAAGGTTTTGAAGGACAATCCTGAGAATATATTGAAGAGTAAGGGAATAATTTAG
- a CDS encoding pantoate kinase — MKSSIFAPAHITGFFEILHNSNPLKKGSKGAGVAIDHGVTTHVEIKDGNGVSVKINGKYDVRNTSITYKTIDLIKKEFKLSEYLKDKEININHELQVPVGAGFGTSAGCALGASLGISKRLGLPLTFNNAAAIAHLAEIKMQSGLGDVIAEVCGGITLRVKEGAPGVGAVDKLILNGNGSGEDLFVISKTLGEIETSSIIGDPGYKAKINQTGRDLLSKLLENPDPQMFMKLSRKFSEETSLMDPEVLELVQVLEDETMGASMAMLGKTAFAISKSPDTSVEGAIVSKIDTCGCRFL, encoded by the coding sequence ATGAAATCTTCCATTTTCGCCCCAGCCCATATAACAGGCTTTTTTGAAATACTCCACAACTCAAACCCTCTGAAGAAAGGATCAAAGGGTGCAGGTGTTGCCATTGACCATGGTGTAACCACTCATGTGGAGATAAAAGATGGAAACGGAGTTTCTGTCAAAATAAACGGAAAATATGATGTTCGTAACACATCTATAACATATAAAACCATTGATTTAATAAAGAAAGAGTTTAAATTAAGTGAATACTTAAAAGATAAAGAAATAAACATAAACCATGAACTGCAAGTTCCTGTTGGGGCAGGCTTCGGAACATCTGCTGGATGCGCCCTTGGAGCTTCACTGGGGATCTCAAAGAGACTCGGTCTTCCATTAACCTTTAATAATGCTGCAGCAATAGCTCATCTTGCAGAAATTAAAATGCAAAGTGGACTCGGAGATGTTATAGCAGAGGTTTGTGGAGGAATTACACTACGGGTTAAGGAAGGAGCTCCTGGAGTGGGGGCAGTTGATAAACTGATATTGAATGGAAATGGAAGTGGAGAAGACCTTTTCGTTATATCTAAAACCCTGGGGGAGATTGAAACTTCAAGCATAATAGGAGATCCAGGTTACAAAGCAAAAATAAATCAAACAGGAAGGGATCTGCTTTCAAAACTTTTAGAAAATCCAGATCCACAAATGTTCATGAAACTCTCGAGAAAGTTCTCAGAGGAAACATCACTCATGGATCCTGAAGTTTTGGAACTTGTTCAAGTTCTTGAAGATGAAACAATGGGGGCCTCAATGGCCATGCTTGGAAAAACAGCCTTTGCAATTTCTAAGAGTCCAGATACAAGTGTTGAAGGTGCAATAGTTTCCAAGATCGATACATGTGGGTGCAGATTTTTGTAA